In a genomic window of Pseudomonas oryzihabitans:
- a CDS encoding DUF883 family protein — protein sequence MTDKTPPVIKDELAADIDQQAHKHNAERVRRHLGEAEQALTDEFHTLLADAEQLLKHTASMAGEQADELRAKLSSSLERSREVLKSKHEDLYRQGVAAKETTEEYVVDNPFKALGIAAGVGFLIGLLASRR from the coding sequence ATGACCGACAAAACTCCCCCCGTCATCAAAGATGAACTGGCCGCTGACATCGACCAGCAGGCACACAAGCACAATGCTGAGCGGGTTCGTCGTCACCTGGGCGAAGCCGAGCAGGCGCTGACCGATGAATTCCATACCCTGCTGGCCGATGCCGAGCAGTTGCTCAAGCACACCGCGAGCATGGCCGGCGAGCAGGCGGACGAACTGCGAGCCAAATTGAGCTCCAGCCTGGAGCGGTCGCGCGAAGTCCTCAAGAGCAAGCATGAAGACCTCTACCGCCAAGGCGTCGCAGCCAAGGAGACCACCGAAGAGTATGTGGTCGACAATCCTTTCAAGGCGTTGGGAATCGCGGCCGGTGTCGGCTTCCTGATCGGCCTCTTGGCTTCGCGCCGCTAA
- a CDS encoding CvfB family protein, which translates to MALLGRFNSLQILRNTPIGLFLDAGSDGEVLLPRRYAPRDEPCAEGDWLNVFLYLDSEDRLIATTEKPRVQVGGFASLRVVEVGRVGIFLDWGLPKDLLLPHSEEKRPLQVGDHCVVHVHLDARTRRIVATARLDRYLDREPPRYKAGQPVPLLVVEQTDLGYKVIVDNKHWGLVHRNEAFKPLRPGQRERGFIREVRADGKISLTLQPQGAAAGADLAEQILGLAKARGGVLEVSDASPPALIHQLFGVSKGNFKKAIGHLYRQGRIVIEDDRISVREDAAD; encoded by the coding sequence ATGGCCTTGTTGGGTCGCTTCAACAGCTTGCAGATCTTACGTAATACGCCCATCGGTCTGTTCCTCGATGCCGGCAGCGATGGCGAAGTCTTGCTGCCACGTCGCTATGCCCCTCGCGACGAACCCTGCGCCGAAGGCGACTGGCTCAACGTCTTCCTTTATCTGGACAGCGAAGACCGCTTGATCGCCACCACCGAGAAGCCACGGGTACAGGTCGGCGGTTTCGCCAGCCTGCGGGTGGTGGAGGTGGGCCGGGTGGGGATCTTCCTCGATTGGGGCCTACCCAAGGACCTGCTGTTGCCGCATTCCGAAGAGAAGCGGCCGTTGCAGGTGGGTGATCACTGCGTGGTGCACGTCCACCTGGATGCCCGTACCCGGCGGATCGTCGCCACCGCGCGGCTGGATCGCTACCTGGACCGCGAGCCACCGCGCTACAAGGCTGGCCAGCCGGTGCCCCTGCTGGTGGTCGAGCAGACCGACCTCGGCTACAAGGTGATCGTCGACAACAAGCACTGGGGGCTGGTGCATCGGAACGAGGCGTTCAAGCCACTACGTCCGGGGCAACGCGAGCGTGGCTTCATTCGCGAAGTGCGCGCGGACGGCAAGATCAGCCTGACGCTGCAACCCCAGGGCGCCGCGGCAGGGGCCGATCTGGCCGAGCAGATCCTCGGCCTGGCGAAGGCCCGCGGCGGCGTGCTGGAGGTCAGCGATGCGAGTCCGCCGGCGCTGATCCATCAGCTGTTTGGCGTGAGCAAGGGCAACTTCAAGAAAGCCATCGGCCATCTCTATCGCCAGGGCCGCATCGTCATCGAGGACGACCGGATTTCTGTACGCGAGGACGCCGCGGACTAG
- a CDS encoding DUF3509 domain-containing protein, whose protein sequence is MNNPFQLIAAAFEQDFRVNFRIERLDGSVSLTLSDDTGIKVKRLISKQQLHDQARLARLIDSIRLGIAIDEGHGVTALLASGGNSLNRLSIAN, encoded by the coding sequence ATGAACAACCCTTTCCAACTCATCGCCGCGGCCTTCGAGCAGGACTTTCGGGTCAATTTCCGCATAGAGCGCCTCGACGGCAGCGTCAGCCTCACGCTGTCAGACGATACGGGGATCAAGGTGAAGCGGTTGATCAGCAAGCAACAATTGCATGACCAGGCCCGTCTCGCCCGCTTGATCGACAGCATTCGCCTGGGGATCGCCATTGACGAAGGCCATGGCGTCACAGCTTTGCTGGCCAGCGGCGGGAATTCGCTGAATCGCCTGTCCATTGCCAACTGA
- a CDS encoding EAL domain-containing protein: protein MLQGQPVAFFQPFIDTATGRIAGVEALGRLRQADGSHVSVGPLFADPDTPTTALLSLDRTLREDALRRFANAPADWFLSINLSPRWISQLEPGASLPSLSQLEQSGIAPERIVYEITEAAGDLPRLIDAVARYREMGIRIAIDDFGSGYSQLDRVLDLQPDILKLDMRLFQAAARGGARGDVVKALAQMAEKTGCWLIAEGVETETELDFALECGARYIQGFLFAQATYELAPSNQYQDRFAALRSRFVDGKLAQQTQLLELRHRLADFVTRLKPWAEQGGPLSALPDPHEFPGLLRIYQCDRAGTQITPNLEWNGMFWRENRRYLNHNWSWRPYFYALLAEGWNERRLTLSTVYRDATTNQYCLTASQFMENGQRLLLIDLDASLLPGFAK from the coding sequence GTGTTGCAAGGCCAGCCAGTTGCCTTCTTTCAACCCTTCATCGATACGGCTACCGGTCGCATCGCTGGGGTCGAGGCACTCGGTCGTCTGCGTCAGGCGGATGGCTCCCATGTTTCCGTCGGTCCACTGTTCGCCGATCCGGATACCCCGACCACCGCCTTGCTGAGCCTGGATCGGACCCTGCGCGAAGACGCCCTGCGCCGCTTCGCCAATGCTCCCGCCGACTGGTTTCTGAGCATCAATCTCTCCCCCCGCTGGATCAGCCAGCTTGAGCCCGGTGCGAGCCTGCCGAGTCTGTCGCAACTGGAGCAGTCGGGTATCGCTCCCGAGCGCATCGTCTACGAGATCACCGAAGCGGCAGGAGATTTGCCGCGTCTCATCGACGCCGTCGCGCGCTATCGTGAGATGGGCATCCGTATCGCCATCGACGACTTCGGCTCCGGCTATTCGCAACTGGATCGCGTCCTGGACCTGCAACCCGACATCCTCAAACTGGACATGCGCCTGTTTCAGGCGGCCGCGCGCGGGGGCGCCCGCGGTGACGTGGTCAAGGCGCTGGCACAGATGGCGGAAAAGACCGGCTGCTGGCTCATCGCCGAGGGGGTGGAGACCGAGACCGAACTCGACTTCGCCCTGGAGTGCGGTGCGCGCTATATCCAGGGCTTCCTCTTCGCCCAGGCGACCTACGAGCTGGCTCCGAGCAATCAGTATCAAGACCGTTTCGCCGCCCTGCGCAGTCGCTTCGTCGATGGCAAGTTGGCGCAGCAGACCCAACTGCTGGAGTTGCGTCATCGCTTGGCGGACTTCGTCACGCGCTTGAAGCCTTGGGCGGAACAGGGTGGCCCCCTGAGCGCCCTGCCCGACCCCCATGAATTCCCCGGCCTGCTGCGGATCTACCAATGCGATCGCGCCGGCACCCAGATCACGCCCAATCTGGAGTGGAACGGCATGTTCTGGCGCGAGAATCGCCGCTACCTCAACCACAATTGGTCGTGGCGGCCCTACTTCTATGCGCTGCTGGCCGAAGGTTGGAACGAACGCCGGCTGACGCTCTCGACGGTCTATCGCGACGCCACCACCAACCAGTACTGCCTGACCGCCAGCCAGTTCATGGAAAACGGCCAGCGCCTGCTGCTCATCGACCTGGATGCCAGTCTGCTACCGGGCTTTGCCAAGTAA
- a CDS encoding deoxyguanosinetriphosphate triphosphohydrolase: MDWQTLLIRERLGKPLHSPDELGRSPFHKDHDRIIFSGAFRRLGRKTQVHPVTSNDHIHTRLTHSLEVSCVGRSLGMRVGESLRGALPDWCDPSDLGMVVQSACLAHDIGNPPFGHSGEDAIRYWFTQAAGRGWLDDMSEPERQDFLHFEGNAQGFRVLTQLEYHQFDGGTRLTYATLGTYLKYPWTSRYAAAPGYKKHKFGCYQSELPLLEQIAEKLELPLLGPERWARHPLVYLMEAADDICYGLIDLEDGLEMELLDYAEVEALLLGLVGDDLPETYRQLGPRDSRRRKLAILRGKAIEHLTNATARAFVQQQDTLLAGTLGDDLVEHMDGPAKLCVQRAKALAREKIFHDKRKTLHEIGAYTTLEILLNAFCGAALEQHRGREPSFKSRRILDLLGNSAPDPSWTLHQAFMRVIDFIAGMTDSYATAMAAEMTGRSSPV, from the coding sequence TTGGACTGGCAGACACTTCTTATCCGCGAACGGCTGGGCAAACCGTTGCACAGCCCGGATGAACTGGGGCGCAGCCCCTTTCACAAGGACCACGACCGCATCATCTTCTCCGGTGCCTTCCGCCGGCTGGGCCGCAAGACCCAGGTGCATCCCGTCACCAGCAACGATCACATCCATACCCGCCTGACCCATAGCCTGGAGGTCAGCTGCGTCGGCCGCTCCCTGGGCATGCGGGTCGGCGAAAGCCTCAGGGGCGCCCTGCCCGACTGGTGCGACCCGAGCGACCTCGGCATGGTGGTCCAGTCCGCCTGCCTGGCCCATGACATCGGCAATCCGCCCTTCGGTCACTCCGGCGAAGACGCCATCCGCTACTGGTTCACCCAGGCCGCTGGGCGCGGCTGGCTGGACGACATGAGCGAACCGGAACGCCAGGATTTCCTGCATTTCGAAGGCAACGCGCAGGGTTTCCGCGTACTCACCCAGCTGGAATATCACCAGTTCGACGGCGGCACCCGCCTGACCTACGCCACCCTCGGCACCTACCTCAAGTATCCCTGGACCTCGCGCTATGCGGCGGCCCCCGGCTACAAGAAGCACAAGTTCGGCTGCTACCAGAGCGAGCTGCCCTTGCTGGAGCAGATCGCCGAAAAGCTCGAGTTGCCCCTGCTAGGCCCCGAGCGCTGGGCCCGGCACCCCCTGGTCTACCTGATGGAAGCCGCCGACGACATCTGCTACGGCCTCATCGACCTGGAAGACGGCCTCGAAATGGAGTTGCTGGACTACGCCGAGGTCGAGGCACTGCTGCTGGGCCTGGTCGGCGATGACCTGCCGGAGACCTATCGGCAATTGGGTCCGCGCGACTCCCGGCGGCGCAAGCTGGCGATCCTGCGCGGCAAGGCCATCGAACACCTGACCAATGCCACCGCCCGGGCTTTCGTCCAGCAGCAGGACACCCTGCTCGCCGGCACCCTCGGTGATGACCTGGTCGAGCACATGGACGGCCCGGCCAAGCTCTGCGTGCAGCGGGCCAAGGCCCTGGCCCGGGAAAAGATCTTCCACGACAAGCGCAAGACACTGCACGAGATCGGTGCCTACACCACCCTGGAGATCCTGCTCAATGCCTTCTGCGGTGCCGCCCTGGAACAGCATCGTGGCCGCGAACCCTCGTTCAAGAGTCGGCGCATCCTCGACCTGCTGGGTAACAGCGCGCCCGATCCGTCGTGGACGCTGCACCAGGCCTTCATGCGGGTGATCGACTTCATCGCCGGCATGACCGACAGCTACGCCACCGCCATGGCGGCCGAGATGACCGGGCGCTCCAGTCCGGTCTGA
- a CDS encoding phage holin family protein, protein MDTSPPRELPDEAPKPSVKRLAGAVVGLLQSHLELLGIEVQEEKVRTFQLFLFTGLSLIFGLLVLVGVSAAIIIAFWDTHRMTATLALCAFYALALVICIVRALSLVKGAAPFHATLEELNRNRERLLP, encoded by the coding sequence ATGGACACCTCACCTCCACGGGAGCTGCCTGACGAGGCGCCCAAGCCTTCGGTCAAGCGTCTGGCCGGTGCTGTGGTTGGATTGCTGCAGAGCCATCTCGAACTGCTGGGCATCGAGGTTCAGGAAGAGAAGGTCCGTACCTTCCAGCTGTTCCTCTTCACCGGGTTGAGCCTTATTTTCGGCCTGCTGGTGCTGGTCGGAGTTTCGGCGGCGATCATCATCGCCTTCTGGGATACCCACCGCATGACCGCGACCCTGGCGCTCTGTGCCTTTTATGCCCTGGCGCTGGTGATCTGCATCGTGCGGGCCCTGAGCCTGGTGAAGGGCGCAGCCCCCTTCCATGCCACCCTGGAAGAGTTGAATCGCAACCGGGAGCGTCTACTGCCATGA
- a CDS encoding DUF3509 domain-containing protein, with amino-acid sequence MENAIDRLTAAFSTYKCSVTAPRPDGSIVLTVQDRQCDDARVNRVISARQLGESQLLKTVIDEVRKDVSLRAGALAPQSMAVLRATGANMLRYSE; translated from the coding sequence ATGGAAAACGCCATAGATAGACTGACAGCCGCTTTCAGTACCTATAAATGCTCGGTCACGGCGCCTCGCCCCGACGGTAGCATCGTACTGACGGTACAGGATCGGCAATGCGATGACGCCCGGGTCAATCGCGTGATCAGCGCGCGTCAGCTGGGCGAAAGCCAGTTGTTGAAAACGGTGATCGATGAGGTGCGCAAGGATGTTTCGCTGCGTGCCGGTGCGTTGGCTCCGCAATCGATGGCCGTGTTGCGTGCCACCGGCGCCAACATGTTGAGATATTCCGAGTAG
- a CDS encoding ligase-associated DNA damage response DEXH box helicase translates to MATATRTRKGPGSRWLAAQGWKAFPFQREVAKAIAAGESGLLHATTGSGKTYAVWLAALDAFVAPKPMTAKGLPSKRKQAPPPLTVLWLTPMRALAADTLRALERPVLDQELEWTLGLRTGDTGSSERAKQNRRLPTALVTTPESLSLLLSREDAEETLGSIRLVVIDEWHELLGNKRGTQTQLALARLRRWNPELLTWGLSATLGNQAHALDVLLAGAPGHLVQGRQDKRLEVDTLLPEGGVERFAWAGHLGMRLLQQVIRELEDSPTTLVFTNTRAQTELWYQALLQARPEWAGLIALHHGSIEKQAREWVEAGLKNGQLKAVICTSSLDLGVDFLPVERVLQIGSPKSIARLLQRAGRSGHAPGRASRATLVPTYSLDLLDAAATRHAIAAGEIEARSAPLKPLDVLVQHLVTVALGGGFQPDDLLPEVRSAWAYRDLSEGEWAWALAFVRNGGASLSAYPDYRRAEPDAEGIWRVPDKQLAKRHRLGIGTIVSETSLNVQFWSKGGGGNRLGNIEEGFIARLRPGDHFLFAGRTLELVRVENMTVYVRRASGRKAAIPRWSGSRMPLSDTLAKHVLTLLEDAEANRYESPEMRLLQPLLDIQRQWSALPSAHYLLAETLESREGSHLFLYPFAGRHAHLGLASLLAWRLAQRRPCTFSIAVNDYGLELVSPVSLEWEQLLDASLFSTDDLLSDTLASLNAAELAQRRFREIARISGLIFSGYPGAHKSNRQLQASSSLFYQVFRQYDPDNLLLGQAQNEVLRQELDADRLQQTLIRTGALPLRLVALERPSPFALPLMVERLRESLSSEKLADRITRLVGDLEREAGPDERARAFDPESLVQPTHDSDLTPRRSASPRRPRVQKSGRPR, encoded by the coding sequence ATGGCCACCGCTACACGAACGCGCAAAGGCCCTGGCAGCCGCTGGCTGGCGGCCCAGGGCTGGAAGGCCTTTCCCTTCCAGCGCGAGGTGGCCAAGGCCATCGCCGCAGGTGAATCCGGCTTGCTCCACGCCACCACCGGCTCGGGCAAGACCTATGCGGTCTGGCTCGCCGCCCTGGATGCCTTCGTCGCCCCCAAGCCGATGACCGCCAAGGGTCTGCCCAGCAAGCGCAAGCAGGCTCCGCCACCGCTCACCGTACTGTGGCTGACGCCCATGCGCGCCCTGGCGGCGGATACCCTGCGCGCCCTGGAGCGTCCGGTGCTCGACCAGGAGCTGGAGTGGACCCTGGGCCTGCGTACCGGCGATACCGGTAGCAGTGAGCGAGCCAAACAGAATCGTCGCCTGCCGACCGCCTTGGTCACTACTCCAGAAAGCCTCTCCTTGCTGCTGTCCCGCGAAGATGCCGAGGAAACCCTGGGCAGCATCCGCCTGGTGGTGATCGATGAATGGCACGAACTGCTCGGCAACAAGCGCGGCACCCAGACGCAACTCGCCCTGGCCCGCCTGCGCCGTTGGAATCCGGAATTGCTCACCTGGGGCCTGTCGGCGACTCTGGGCAACCAGGCTCATGCGCTCGACGTGCTGCTAGCCGGCGCCCCCGGCCATCTGGTGCAGGGCCGGCAGGACAAGCGCCTAGAGGTGGATACCTTGCTACCCGAGGGCGGGGTCGAGCGTTTCGCCTGGGCGGGTCACCTGGGCATGCGCCTGCTGCAGCAGGTGATCCGCGAGTTGGAAGACAGCCCCACCACCCTGGTCTTCACCAACACCCGCGCCCAGACCGAACTCTGGTACCAGGCGCTGCTGCAGGCCCGCCCCGAGTGGGCCGGCCTGATCGCCCTGCACCACGGCTCCATCGAGAAACAGGCCCGCGAATGGGTCGAGGCCGGCCTAAAGAATGGCCAGCTCAAGGCGGTGATCTGTACCTCCAGCCTGGACCTCGGCGTGGATTTCCTGCCCGTGGAACGAGTGCTGCAGATCGGTTCGCCCAAGAGCATCGCGCGCTTGCTGCAACGGGCCGGCCGTAGCGGCCACGCGCCCGGACGCGCCTCGCGCGCCACCTTGGTGCCTACCTACAGCCTCGACCTGCTGGATGCCGCGGCCACGCGCCATGCCATAGCCGCCGGCGAGATCGAGGCCCGTAGCGCGCCGCTCAAGCCGCTGGATGTCCTGGTGCAGCATCTGGTAACCGTGGCCCTGGGCGGCGGCTTCCAACCGGACGACCTGCTGCCGGAGGTCCGCAGCGCCTGGGCCTATCGCGACCTCAGCGAAGGCGAATGGGCCTGGGCCCTGGCGTTCGTCCGCAATGGCGGCGCCTCGTTGTCCGCCTACCCGGATTACCGCCGCGCCGAACCGGATGCCGAGGGTATCTGGCGTGTCCCCGACAAGCAGTTGGCCAAGCGCCATCGACTGGGCATCGGCACCATCGTCAGCGAAACCAGCCTCAACGTGCAGTTCTGGTCCAAGGGCGGCGGGGGCAATCGCCTGGGCAACATCGAAGAAGGCTTCATCGCCCGGCTGCGACCCGGCGATCACTTCCTCTTCGCCGGCCGCACCCTGGAGTTGGTGCGGGTGGAAAACATGACGGTCTACGTGCGGCGCGCCAGCGGGCGCAAGGCCGCCATCCCGCGCTGGAGCGGCAGCCGCATGCCGCTGTCGGACACCCTCGCCAAGCATGTCCTGACACTGCTCGAAGACGCCGAGGCCAATCGCTACGAGAGTCCGGAAATGCGCCTGCTGCAACCGCTGCTGGACATCCAGCGGCAATGGTCGGCGCTACCCAGCGCTCATTACCTGCTCGCCGAAACCCTCGAATCCCGTGAGGGCTCGCATCTCTTCCTCTATCCCTTCGCCGGTCGTCACGCCCACCTGGGGCTGGCCAGTCTGCTGGCCTGGCGCCTGGCGCAGCGGCGACCCTGTACCTTTTCCATCGCCGTCAACGACTATGGCCTGGAATTGGTCTCCCCGGTCAGCCTGGAATGGGAACAACTGCTCGACGCCAGCCTGTTCAGCACTGACGACCTGCTCAGCGATACGCTCGCCAGCCTCAACGCTGCCGAACTCGCCCAGCGGCGCTTTCGCGAGATCGCGCGTATTTCCGGGCTGATCTTTTCCGGCTATCCCGGCGCCCACAAGAGCAACCGTCAACTGCAGGCCAGCAGCAGCCTCTTCTACCAGGTCTTCCGCCAATACGACCCGGATAACCTGCTGCTCGGCCAGGCGCAGAACGAAGTCCTGCGCCAGGAACTCGATGCGGACCGGCTCCAGCAGACGCTGATCCGCACCGGCGCTCTGCCCTTGCGTTTGGTGGCCCTGGAGCGTCCCTCGCCCTTCGCCCTGCCGCTCATGGTCGAGCGCCTACGCGAAAGCCTGAGCTCGGAGAAGCTGGCCGACCGCATCACCCGCCTGGTCGGCGACCTGGAACGCGAAGCCGGCCCGGACGAGCGCGCCCGCGCCTTCGACCCCGAATCCCTGGTACAGCCGACCCACGATAGCGACCTCACCCCACGGCGCTCCGCTAGTCCGCGGCGTCCTCGCGTACAGAAATCCGGTCGTCCTCGATGA